The sequence ATAGCTTCAAGTCATTGAGCAGCTCTAACAGATGAGCATTATAAATTCCGGTATGCTCCATACAAAACACGGCCTGGGCTGAGTTCCAGCCTGGTAGTGCTTTTAACTGAGCTAGAGCCTCCTTGATGCCTTTGAGTTGTCAGTGTGGTCGCTCAGCACGATGCCGTGTTGCTGAGTAAACACGGCCCAATCCAGTGTGTCCTTGGCAATGTCAATACCAATGAAATAGCGAAAGTCCATGTTGCTGTTTAGTTTTGGTGAGTAATCAACAAATTGCTTTTACTCGAACCCTTTCGTGGGCCGCGAACCCTATTTTCTATTCGAGTCTTAGGCAATTAAAACAGAGTGGGGACTGAATCGGTGCATAGGTCTGGTTCCTTGGCGGCCCGTTAGCGTACCCCACTCTGGTTGATTACTGGCAAAAGACCAAATCTTGGAATTTTACCAGCTCACAAACCTAAAGGGCGCCCCGGATCGGCTCCCGTAACCATTGGGTAGCCGTCGATCAGAATAAGGAAAACGTCCAGTCATTTGGGGTTTACACGTGTGACCACCAACTTCTCATCGATCATCTACGGCAGTATGGTATTACGACGGTGGCCATGGAAAGCACGGGTAGTTACTGGCAAACCCTGTTCAATGCTTTACAGCAAGCAGGCTTTGCCGTGCTACTAGTAGGCGGTAGCCAAACGAAGAATGTACAGGGCCGCAAAACAGACGTGATTGATTGTCTGTGGATTCAGCGGCTCCATTCGTTGGGATTATTGTCAGGTTGTTTTTTGCTGAGCGATACGCTCCAGGAACTGCGCACCTACTACTATCATCGCCAGCACTTAATCGAACAATTAGCCACCTATACCCGTAAAATGCAGAAAGCACTCCGATTGATGAATGTTCGCCTGGACATAGCCATTCGGGACATCACTGGTAAATCCGGCTTGGCCATCATCGAAGCGATTCTGAATGGCAATCGCGATCCGCATGAATTAGCCTCCTTGGTGGACATTCGCATGAAAAAAACTAAAGAGGAGATCGCCCAATCGCTACAGGGTTGGTGGCGAGCGGAACAGTTGTTTGAATTGAAGGCGGCTTTAGAATTTTATAAACTCTACCAGAAAGCGCTGCTAGAGTGTGACGGAGTCATTGAAAAGGCTTTACGTCGTTCGGTGAAGGAGTCTATTTCAACATCAGCCGAACCTGGCCAAGTCGCCACTCGAAAGAAAACCAACAAGAACACGCCTGCCTTTGATGTCTCCCAGATTGCGCTGAGTTATTTTCAAACCGACTTGTTTGCCATCCCTGGCATGGGACATAGTACCGTTCTGTGCTTATTAACCACGTTAGGAAATGATATTCATAAGTTTGCCACCGCCAAAAGCTTCGCCAGTTGGCTAAGGTTAGTACCCAATAATAAAATCAGTGGTGGTCGCATCCTTTCTCATCGTACGCCCTCGGGCAAATCTCCTATCGCTATTGCCTTACGGCAGGCGGCCAACTCGATTGGCAATCAGGCCAATCACCAGTTAAGCGGCTTCTTCAAGCGAATTGCCTACAAGAAAGGTCGAGTCGCTGCCATTACGGCCACCGCCCGCAAGCTGGCGGTGATTATTTGGAACATGATTACCAAGATGGAGCCTTATAAGAAAGCTCAGGTTATAGACACGGCTCAAAAAGCCAAGGAAGCCGGTTTACGACAAGTGCAACGGCGTTTGAAGGCACTTGATTTGAGTCAAGATGAGTTAATTAGACTATTTGCAAGTCATTCTACGTCAGCCATTTAATTGATTGTTGTATAGAAAAACATTGACCATAAATAACCAATTTATGGGCAGACTGGTTAGACTACACATGAAACAGTCTAAACCTGTCATGCGCCAGATCGTGGCCGCCGTGCCCCGCCCGTTACCAGGCCATCCGGTTTATGCTGAGCAACTACGGCAGGATTATCTGCCTATTGGAGGACGAAAGCAATACAGTATGCTGGTAAACAAGCCCTTGGAAAGGGAAATGAGGACGGGACGGGATGCCCTCTTTAAGCCAAAAACAGCTAAAATACTATCAATCAGATGGATAACTAGGCAATAAAGCCTACCTTTCAGATCATCATTGCCGTAAAATATCCTAACCTGATCGAAGAGTTAATAGTGAAAAGACCCGAGCAGTTGTGGGTATCGCACATCATCTGTTGGTTTACCCAGTGCGAATGTCTGTACATCCCGTTGGTGACCGATGCTTGATCAAGCTGTTTTCCTTTACAACTATAAGCCACCACATCAAACGGTCTGTCGTCGCGGTTGCGCTATACTGGTACCGGATCAGGCACACAACGAAAAAAAAGCTAAAGTGGAGATGGGAACTTACTATCCACCAAAGCAGGTATCTAGTCT comes from Spirosoma aureum and encodes:
- a CDS encoding IS110 family RNA-guided transposase, giving the protein MGSRNHWVAVDQNKENVQSFGVYTCDHQLLIDHLRQYGITTVAMESTGSYWQTLFNALQQAGFAVLLVGGSQTKNVQGRKTDVIDCLWIQRLHSLGLLSGCFLLSDTLQELRTYYYHRQHLIEQLATYTRKMQKALRLMNVRLDIAIRDITGKSGLAIIEAILNGNRDPHELASLVDIRMKKTKEEIAQSLQGWWRAEQLFELKAALEFYKLYQKALLECDGVIEKALRRSVKESISTSAEPGQVATRKKTNKNTPAFDVSQIALSYFQTDLFAIPGMGHSTVLCLLTTLGNDIHKFATAKSFASWLRLVPNNKISGGRILSHRTPSGKSPIAIALRQAANSIGNQANHQLSGFFKRIAYKKGRVAAITATARKLAVIIWNMITKMEPYKKAQVIDTAQKAKEAGLRQVQRRLKALDLSQDELIRLFASHSTSAI